A portion of the Sulfuricurvum kujiense DSM 16994 genome contains these proteins:
- a CDS encoding sensor domain-containing diguanylate cyclase translates to MVTIPYPNVLLDALEIGVMIIDENFEVRYWNQWLEINTSHSASEMIGKNLRDFYPQIDYKVLARKIRTTLRLESPTFYDASVQNRFIEIPRTKITTSLLMNMQLQVTISPYIVEDGMVMVSIYDISDLHELKLTLQSQMKKISELNSELHRDKMIIDANLLIVKMDEECKIIEATTAFLDFFGYQPESVVGNYLPRIFGEVSVDFDTIQICDAIARHQKSSGEVKAVLASGEEVWFDTVVTPLNDDESDTLSYTVIFHDISDKKRIELLSITDPLTKLFNRHKFNEVFENMVLRRHWDEHRTFGLIIADVDHFKRVNDTFGHQSGDRVLIEVAHIFSQTIRTGDILARWGGEEFVCLLPDVDREKALYVAEKLRLAVEQLHFPDVGTVTSSFGVTIFASGDTQESMMHRADLSLYKAKENGRNRVEYL, encoded by the coding sequence ATGGTTACGATCCCTTATCCTAACGTTCTCCTTGATGCCCTTGAAATAGGCGTTATGATCATTGATGAGAATTTTGAAGTCCGTTACTGGAATCAATGGCTGGAGATCAATACATCGCATTCGGCATCGGAAATGATCGGTAAAAACCTGCGCGATTTTTATCCGCAGATCGACTACAAGGTACTTGCGAGAAAAATACGGACAACGTTACGATTAGAGTCCCCGACTTTTTACGACGCATCGGTACAAAACCGTTTTATCGAAATACCCCGGACGAAAATTACGACCTCTCTGCTAATGAATATGCAGCTACAGGTGACGATCTCTCCGTATATCGTAGAAGACGGGATGGTGATGGTATCAATTTACGATATCAGCGATTTGCATGAGTTGAAGCTAACCCTCCAATCCCAAATGAAAAAAATCTCTGAACTCAACAGCGAACTGCATAGAGATAAAATGATTATCGATGCCAATCTTTTGATTGTCAAAATGGATGAAGAGTGTAAAATCATTGAAGCGACGACAGCATTTTTGGATTTTTTCGGTTATCAGCCGGAAAGTGTAGTCGGAAACTACCTTCCTCGAATATTCGGGGAAGTTTCGGTTGATTTTGATACGATTCAGATTTGCGATGCGATCGCGCGCCATCAGAAATCTTCAGGCGAAGTCAAAGCAGTCCTGGCTTCGGGTGAAGAAGTGTGGTTCGACACCGTTGTAACCCCTTTGAATGATGATGAGAGCGATACATTGTCTTATACCGTCATTTTTCACGATATCAGCGATAAAAAAAGGATAGAACTCCTCTCTATAACCGATCCGTTGACAAAACTGTTTAATCGCCATAAGTTTAATGAAGTGTTTGAAAATATGGTTCTTCGGCGCCACTGGGATGAGCATCGGACCTTCGGTCTTATTATTGCCGATGTCGACCATTTTAAACGGGTGAACGATACATTCGGACATCAAAGCGGAGATAGGGTTTTGATTGAAGTTGCGCATATCTTTTCTCAGACGATACGGACGGGAGATATATTGGCACGCTGGGGCGGGGAAGAATTCGTATGTCTTTTGCCGGATGTCGATCGGGAAAAAGCGCTTTATGTCGCTGAAAAACTCCGGTTGGCGGTAGAACAGCTCCATTTTCCTGATGTGGGAACGGTCACCTCTTCCTTCGGCGTGACGATTTTTGCTTCGGGAGATACGCAGGAGAGCATGATGCACAGAGCGGATTTATCGCTGTACAAAGCGAAAGAAAACGGACGAAACCGAGTTGAATATCTTTAA
- the aroQ gene encoding type II 3-dehydroquinate dehydratase, which translates to MKIVVIQGPNLNMLRVREQQVYGPMRLEQIHAQMKEFAAQNGVDIEFYQSNLEGEIVDRIQECYGDADGIIINPAAYTHTSIAIRDAISAVSLPTIEVHISNIYRREEFRQKSMTAPVCTSSIIGFGPFGYHLAMMGMLQILSEINAMRQAQQGTVEE; encoded by the coding sequence ATGAAAATAGTCGTCATCCAAGGGCCGAATCTCAACATGTTAAGGGTTCGGGAACAGCAAGTATACGGACCGATGCGTTTAGAACAAATCCATGCGCAGATGAAAGAGTTTGCAGCACAAAACGGTGTTGATATCGAGTTTTACCAAAGCAATCTGGAAGGTGAAATCGTAGACCGCATCCAGGAGTGCTACGGCGATGCGGACGGTATTATCATCAATCCGGCGGCGTATACTCACACTTCCATCGCCATTCGCGATGCAATCAGTGCCGTCAGTCTTCCGACGATCGAAGTTCATATCAGCAATATTTATCGCCGTGAAGAGTTCCGTCAAAAAAGCATGACGGCTCCGGTATGTACGTCGTCGATCATCGGTTTCGGTCCTTTCGGATACCATTTGGCAATGATGGGGATGTTGCAGATTCTCAGCGAAATCAATGCAATGCGTCAAGCCCAGCAAGGTACTGTTGAAGAGTAA
- the folK gene encoding 2-amino-4-hydroxy-6-hydroxymethyldihydropteridine diphosphokinase has protein sequence MPLRRVLDEKHSISIDRYFPKTLQGGGGYRYRVLLGVGGNIGDVKRRMNHLWFYIRRLSLMKIVRSGVILRNPPFGYTEQHDFENTVIEIATSLEPRALLRLIWRIEKRFGRRRSFANAPRTLDLDILFFEKRSIRSKELTIPHPHWNERISVTIPLGSLAHKSTRRHYENFDI, from the coding sequence ATGCCTTTACGCCGTGTTCTCGATGAGAAGCACTCTATTTCAATCGACCGTTATTTCCCCAAAACGCTTCAGGGGGGAGGCGGTTATCGTTACCGCGTCCTTCTAGGGGTTGGGGGAAATATCGGAGATGTCAAACGGCGGATGAACCATTTGTGGTTTTATATTCGTCGATTGAGTCTTATGAAGATCGTTCGAAGCGGCGTAATTCTCCGTAATCCCCCTTTCGGATATACGGAGCAACACGATTTTGAGAATACCGTTATCGAAATCGCGACATCACTGGAACCCAGAGCACTGTTACGGCTGATTTGGCGGATAGAAAAACGTTTTGGGCGGCGTCGCAGTTTTGCGAATGCGCCGAGGACGTTAGACTTGGATATACTATTCTTTGAGAAACGATCCATTCGGAGCAAAGAGTTGACAATTCCCCATCCTCATTGGAATGAGCGGATCAGTGTGACGATTCCGCTAGGAAGCTTGGCTCATAAGAGCACACGGAGACACTATGAAAATTTTGACATTTAG
- the flhF gene encoding flagellar biosynthesis protein FlhF: MKILTFSGATPAEALKKAQLEVGEEAMLIETREVQKKSLGKSALYEIVVGVEENAAPAPKSKAPSDEPFMKQRPLAQKSSDVLYNISAAAKQISKIAEVTEEERPSRQTPVRESEDLKRIKEEIEKLGDKVKLIQNMFWSEKSPKTTAAIPPEFAEIYRLAQQSGMDQEHLDEIMHLTLEHMPSKMRESSETVKRYFQVLMRKMIPVRLESAPRPGSKKVIMLVGPTGVGKTTSIAKLAARFSYLLEKKYKVGLVVLDTYRIGAVEQLMQYARMMKLGIETVVDPPEFSSALNALRYSDYILIDTMGSSPYDKGKIEKIYECLRDNNTDYTVDVVLVMPSSIKYDDLKATYENFAPLGIDTMMFTKLDETRGFGNIFSLVYETKVPISYFSVGQEVPEDLVVATSDFLVDCLMNGFNRGESA, translated from the coding sequence ATGAAAATTTTGACATTTAGCGGTGCCACTCCTGCCGAAGCGCTCAAAAAAGCGCAGTTGGAGGTAGGCGAAGAAGCGATGTTGATCGAAACACGTGAAGTACAAAAGAAATCACTCGGGAAAAGTGCTTTGTACGAGATCGTTGTCGGCGTTGAAGAGAATGCCGCTCCTGCTCCAAAATCAAAGGCTCCGAGTGATGAGCCGTTTATGAAGCAGCGTCCGTTGGCACAAAAAAGCAGCGATGTCCTTTATAATATTTCCGCCGCCGCAAAACAGATATCCAAAATTGCTGAAGTGACGGAAGAAGAGCGCCCCTCCCGCCAAACTCCCGTTAGAGAGAGTGAAGATCTAAAACGGATTAAAGAGGAGATAGAAAAGCTCGGCGATAAAGTCAAACTGATCCAAAATATGTTTTGGTCGGAAAAATCACCCAAAACAACCGCGGCTATCCCCCCTGAATTTGCCGAGATTTACCGCCTTGCCCAGCAAAGCGGAATGGACCAGGAACATCTCGATGAGATCATGCACCTCACACTGGAGCATATGCCCTCTAAAATGAGAGAGAGCTCTGAAACCGTCAAGCGCTATTTTCAAGTGTTGATGCGTAAAATGATCCCCGTGCGTCTAGAGAGTGCTCCACGGCCGGGGAGCAAAAAAGTGATCATGCTTGTAGGCCCTACGGGAGTCGGAAAAACAACGTCGATTGCCAAACTGGCTGCACGTTTTTCGTATCTTTTGGAGAAAAAATACAAAGTAGGCCTTGTGGTTCTGGATACCTATCGTATCGGAGCGGTAGAACAGCTGATGCAATATGCCCGTATGATGAAACTCGGGATTGAGACGGTCGTGGACCCGCCGGAATTTTCGAGTGCTTTGAACGCATTGCGTTACAGTGATTATATTTTAATCGATACAATGGGATCGTCTCCGTACGATAAAGGGAAAATAGAAAAAATCTACGAATGTCTGCGAGACAACAATACAGATTATACGGTGGATGTCGTATTAGTGATGCCAAGCTCGATCAAGTACGATGATCTTAAAGCTACTTACGAAAATTTTGCTCCGCTCGGGATAGACACGATGATGTTTACAAAACTGGACGAAACCAGAGGTTTCGGAAATATTTTCTCCCTCGTGTACGAAACGAAAGTTCCGATCAGCTATTTTTCGGTCGGACAGGAAGTTCCTGAGGATTTGGTTGTAGCGACATCTGACTTTTTGGTGGATTGTTTGATGAACGGATTTAACAGAGGTGAGAGTGCATGA
- a CDS encoding P-loop NTPase, whose amino-acid sequence MNHQASKLEALVNQNRNATAKKTRFIAITSGKGGVGKSTISSNMAFVMAKYGLKVGIFDADIGLANLDVMFNVKIKKNILHVLKGEATVEEILVPIEPNLVLIPGESGEEIFKYASGGLFERFMDQANVLDDLDVMIIDTGAGIGEHIQLFLRACDDVIVVTVPDPAAITDAYATIKITSKLRDEINVIMNQVRSMKEAEALFEKINKVAQANIGGALKLSYLGQISNDPKISTSVKKRALFSRDFPTATPTNEIEVIVKRIAKKLERNVLVDPKESGLGGLFKRLMEHF is encoded by the coding sequence ATGAACCACCAAGCTTCCAAACTCGAAGCACTTGTAAATCAAAACCGAAACGCCACGGCTAAAAAAACCCGCTTTATTGCGATTACCAGCGGGAAGGGGGGAGTCGGGAAAAGTACGATCAGCTCGAACATGGCGTTTGTCATGGCAAAATACGGGCTGAAAGTAGGGATATTCGACGCCGATATCGGCCTTGCCAATCTCGATGTGATGTTTAACGTCAAAATCAAAAAAAATATTTTGCATGTCTTAAAAGGGGAAGCGACCGTCGAAGAGATTTTGGTTCCGATCGAGCCGAATTTGGTCCTGATCCCCGGTGAAAGCGGCGAAGAGATTTTTAAATACGCATCAGGGGGATTGTTCGAGCGGTTTATGGACCAGGCCAATGTTCTGGATGATCTGGATGTGATGATTATCGACACGGGTGCGGGAATCGGAGAACATATCCAGCTTTTTTTACGGGCGTGCGATGACGTCATTGTCGTGACGGTGCCCGATCCCGCAGCAATTACCGATGCGTATGCGACGATTAAGATTACTTCAAAGCTGCGTGATGAAATAAATGTTATCATGAACCAAGTCCGATCTATGAAAGAGGCCGAAGCATTATTTGAAAAAATCAATAAAGTAGCGCAGGCCAATATCGGCGGTGCTTTAAAATTGAGTTATTTAGGGCAGATCTCGAATGATCCGAAAATTTCTACGAGTGTTAAAAAAAGAGCCCTTTTTTCTCGTGATTTTCCGACCGCGACACCGACCAATGAAATCGAGGTAATAGTTAAGCGTATCGCGAAAAAACTGGAACGCAATGTGCTAGTAGATCCCAAAGAAAGCGGATTAGGTGGGCTGTTTAAGCGTCTGATGGAACATTTTTGA
- a CDS encoding RNA polymerase sigma factor FliA, which translates to MSGTNAYTQELKHREDQLAIQFLPAVKAMSFRLKERLPSSVDYMDLCAIGTEELVKLARRYDESQNDSFWGYAKTRVYGAMLDYLRSLDMVSRSSRRLIKEIDHAIEVYMADHDDEPSDSELSVILGIEEDKVREARIASDIYTVLPLDDQLGTPEEGGMLERMEHEDLIEAIQEVLMTFEEREQIIIQLYYFEELTLKEISEIVNITESRISQIHKSVIRRIKEAVGGQ; encoded by the coding sequence ATGAGCGGTACCAATGCCTATACGCAAGAGCTGAAACACCGTGAAGACCAATTGGCTATCCAGTTTCTTCCGGCCGTTAAAGCGATGTCGTTTCGCTTGAAAGAACGGCTTCCCAGTTCGGTCGATTATATGGATTTGTGCGCCATCGGAACGGAAGAGTTGGTGAAACTGGCACGCCGCTATGATGAGAGCCAAAACGATTCGTTTTGGGGCTATGCCAAAACACGTGTTTACGGAGCAATGCTCGATTACCTAAGATCACTCGATATGGTCAGCCGTTCCAGCCGCCGATTAATCAAAGAGATCGATCACGCGATTGAGGTCTATATGGCCGATCATGATGACGAACCCAGTGACAGTGAGCTTTCCGTTATTTTGGGAATCGAAGAAGATAAAGTGCGCGAAGCGCGTATCGCATCGGATATCTATACGGTCTTGCCGTTGGATGATCAGCTCGGGACCCCTGAAGAGGGGGGAATGTTGGAGCGGATGGAACATGAAGATCTGATCGAAGCGATTCAAGAGGTACTGATGACCTTTGAGGAGCGCGAACAGATTATTATCCAGCTCTATTATTTTGAAGAACTCACCCTCAAAGAGATCAGTGAGATCGTCAATATTACCGAATCGAGGATTTCACAAATTCACAAATCGGTCATTCGTCGAATTAAAGAAGCGGTAGGAGGGCAGTAA
- the fliM gene encoding flagellar motor switch protein FliM — MADILSQEEIDALLDVVDDEGDGLLETTEESLYPQRQITLYDFKRPNRVSKEQLRAFRGIHDKMARSIASQISAIMRSIVEIQLHSVDQMTYGEFLMSLPNPTSFNVFSMKPLEGNGVLEINPSIAFPMLDRILGGKGEPFEANREFSDIELSLFETILRVMMGTLREAWGPVTDLYPQVESKESSPNVVQIVAQNEIVVMVVMEIIIGHSSGMMNICYPVIALEPVLPKLASRDLMLNETSSKKSRNQELQVLLGGAHVNVEVNLGEAELSLHELLELGEGDIIRLNIPADDVVNVSVDGKDRFVGQMGLRRFRKSIQITSLIDTEKDAVKRALKEFEMKRKARISGVKEMIRGPIEEEDEDE; from the coding sequence ATGGCAGATATATTATCCCAAGAAGAGATTGATGCCCTTTTAGACGTAGTTGACGACGAAGGTGACGGGTTATTAGAGACGACCGAAGAATCCCTTTATCCGCAGCGACAAATTACCCTTTACGATTTCAAACGTCCTAACCGTGTCTCGAAAGAGCAGCTTCGTGCTTTTAGAGGGATTCATGACAAGATGGCCCGCTCTATCGCATCGCAGATTTCGGCGATTATGCGCTCCATCGTTGAAATTCAGCTCCATTCGGTTGACCAGATGACGTACGGTGAGTTTTTGATGTCGCTCCCGAACCCGACCAGCTTTAACGTCTTTTCGATGAAACCGCTCGAAGGGAACGGTGTTTTGGAAATTAACCCCTCCATCGCCTTCCCGATGCTGGACCGTATTCTCGGCGGAAAAGGGGAGCCTTTTGAAGCGAATCGGGAGTTTTCCGATATCGAGCTCTCCTTGTTCGAGACGATTTTACGGGTTATGATGGGGACACTCAGAGAAGCGTGGGGTCCGGTTACCGATCTCTATCCTCAGGTCGAATCGAAAGAATCCAGCCCGAACGTCGTTCAGATCGTAGCCCAAAATGAGATCGTCGTTATGGTCGTTATGGAAATCATCATCGGACACAGTTCGGGGATGATGAATATCTGTTATCCGGTTATCGCGTTGGAACCGGTACTGCCGAAGTTGGCGAGCCGTGATTTGATGCTTAATGAAACCAGTTCGAAAAAAAGCCGTAATCAGGAACTTCAGGTTCTTCTCGGGGGGGCTCATGTCAATGTTGAAGTGAACCTTGGGGAAGCGGAATTGAGTTTGCATGAATTGTTGGAATTAGGTGAGGGCGATATAATTCGTCTCAATATTCCGGCAGATGATGTCGTCAATGTCAGTGTTGACGGAAAAGATCGTTTCGTCGGTCAGATGGGGCTGCGACGATTTAGAAAATCGATACAGATTACTTCATTGATCGATACGGAAAAAGATGCGGTCAAACGTGCGCTTAAAGAGTTTGAGATGAAACGAAAAGCCCGTATCAGCGGGGTAAAAGAGATGATACGCGGACCAATAGAAGAGGAGGATGAAGATGAGTGA
- the fliY gene encoding flagellar motor switch protein FliY: MSDFPGVFATEAVATIEGLTGQTPTITLKEAEEISIISNVIPPIAQIHVSFSGAAAGRGIVMMPPQLATALGDMMLGGDGEAQDTMSDEDMDAAKEIVSNIVGAMSTTLASQKELPKFTIKPERAEFIPESGEVNLDGYAKMFVFTFALGHINSLMMLAIDSTINEALTGEKAAPAPASNSSNIFDAPSSSVPAVKLDEGEMKNIGLIMGVKLPVRVRIGKKKMLLKDVLSMDIGSVIELNQLANDPLDILVDDHVIAQGEVVIVDGNFGVQITSIGTKRDRLNKLKG; the protein is encoded by the coding sequence ATGAGTGATTTTCCCGGAGTATTTGCAACTGAAGCTGTTGCCACGATAGAGGGATTGACGGGTCAGACTCCTACGATTACACTTAAGGAGGCGGAAGAAATTTCGATCATCTCCAATGTCATCCCCCCTATTGCACAAATTCATGTGAGTTTCAGCGGGGCGGCGGCAGGACGCGGTATCGTGATGATGCCTCCTCAGCTCGCGACAGCGCTCGGAGACATGATGCTCGGCGGTGATGGGGAAGCTCAGGATACGATGTCGGATGAGGATATGGATGCGGCAAAAGAGATCGTTTCCAATATCGTCGGGGCGATGAGCACCACATTGGCATCCCAAAAAGAGCTTCCGAAGTTTACGATTAAGCCCGAACGTGCGGAATTTATTCCCGAAAGCGGAGAAGTCAATCTTGACGGGTATGCGAAAATGTTCGTTTTCACCTTTGCGCTGGGGCATATCAATTCATTAATGATGCTGGCGATAGACTCAACGATCAATGAAGCATTGACGGGAGAAAAAGCGGCTCCTGCACCTGCGAGCAACAGCAGTAATATTTTTGATGCTCCTTCTTCTTCCGTACCGGCCGTTAAACTGGATGAAGGAGAGATGAAAAATATCGGTTTGATTATGGGGGTAAAGCTTCCGGTGCGGGTTCGGATCGGAAAGAAAAAAATGCTTCTCAAAGATGTCCTCAGCATGGATATCGGTTCGGTAATCGAGCTGAATCAGCTTGCCAATGATCCGCTTGACATTTTAGTGGATGATCATGTCATTGCACAGGGTGAAGTTGTTATCGTGGATGGAAATTTCGGTGTTCAAATCACCTCTATCGGAACCAAGCGAGATCGATTGAATAAATTAAAAGGATAA
- a CDS encoding TIGR00730 family Rossman fold protein: protein MARRHGKTKEYESSRYVKDIKSADVWSVFKIIADFVQGFDELGDLGPSVTIFGSARLDENHPYYTQAMTLANMLGEKGYNVITGGGPGIMEAANRGAYEVETVESIGLNIELATEQQPNPYITKGQSFDYFFSRKVMLVKYSMAYVIFPGGFGTLDEMFEALTLIQTRKVWGVRLFVVGTEFYAPLLQFIEDKMLAEGMIDDKDVQLINLTDDLDFVVREIEKSLISQIHTMEKEGLTDTKYYKALTSHVDETHSYAGQGSS, encoded by the coding sequence ATGGCGCGTCGACATGGCAAAACAAAAGAGTACGAAAGCAGCCGCTATGTCAAAGATATCAAATCAGCGGATGTTTGGAGTGTTTTTAAAATAATTGCCGATTTTGTCCAGGGATTTGATGAATTAGGAGATTTAGGACCTTCAGTAACCATTTTCGGAAGTGCCCGTTTGGATGAAAATCATCCGTACTACACCCAAGCGATGACATTGGCAAATATGCTTGGAGAGAAGGGGTATAACGTTATTACCGGCGGAGGACCGGGGATTATGGAAGCGGCAAATCGCGGAGCGTATGAGGTCGAAACCGTAGAGTCGATAGGGCTTAATATCGAACTGGCTACCGAACAGCAACCCAACCCTTATATTACCAAAGGGCAGAGTTTTGACTACTTTTTTTCCCGAAAAGTAATGCTCGTTAAATACTCGATGGCGTATGTTATTTTTCCCGGAGGGTTCGGGACACTCGATGAAATGTTTGAAGCGTTGACTTTGATTCAAACCCGTAAAGTATGGGGCGTCCGTTTATTCGTCGTAGGGACGGAGTTTTATGCTCCGTTATTACAATTTATCGAAGATAAAATGTTGGCTGAGGGGATGATCGACGATAAAGACGTTCAACTTATCAATTTGACAGATGATTTGGACTTTGTTGTCCGAGAGATTGAAAAATCGCTTATATCTCAAATACATACAATGGAGAAAGAGGGGCTGACCGATACGAAGTATTATAAAGCGTTGACTTCCCATGTGGATGAAACACACTCTTATGCAGGACAAGGAAGCAGTTAG
- the mnmA gene encoding tRNA 2-thiouridine(34) synthase MnmA — MGKKVLIGMSGGVDSTVSTLLLKEQGYDVEGVYMKLHSKPGYHEIHQARAQRAADFAGVKLHILDLQEEFNAKVFTPFIETYKEGKTPNPCALCNRNIKFGAMVAYADSIGADYVATGHYIRHDGQYLLQAHDDTKDQSYFLFYIDPALVPRLLFPLGERHKSDIKAYAAGIEGLESFASQSESSEICFVETTYMDVLKPYVPVDQEGEVLNLEGKVVGKHKGYMHYTIGKRKGFSVHGAHDPHFVVEIKPEINQIVVGTREDLECHRVELERVNMFDSRTEFECDVKLRYRTTAVRCSVKIDGDHATVELHEPVLGVASGQAGVFYDGEKLLGGGWIV, encoded by the coding sequence GTGGGTAAAAAAGTACTGATCGGGATGAGCGGCGGGGTTGATTCGACCGTTTCGACATTGTTGCTCAAAGAACAAGGGTATGACGTGGAGGGAGTCTATATGAAACTTCACTCCAAGCCCGGCTATCATGAGATTCATCAGGCCCGCGCGCAGAGGGCGGCGGATTTTGCCGGAGTAAAACTCCATATCCTTGACCTTCAAGAAGAGTTTAACGCAAAAGTTTTTACTCCGTTTATCGAAACGTACAAAGAGGGAAAAACCCCGAATCCGTGTGCATTATGCAACCGTAACATCAAATTCGGCGCGATGGTTGCCTATGCGGATTCGATCGGTGCCGATTATGTGGCAACGGGACACTACATCCGGCATGACGGACAGTATCTTCTCCAGGCACACGATGATACGAAAGATCAAAGCTATTTTCTCTTCTACATCGATCCGGCACTGGTTCCGAGATTGCTGTTTCCGTTGGGAGAACGCCATAAAAGCGATATCAAAGCCTATGCCGCAGGAATAGAGGGGTTGGAGTCGTTTGCGTCGCAAAGCGAATCGAGCGAAATATGTTTTGTTGAAACAACCTACATGGATGTATTAAAGCCCTATGTTCCCGTCGATCAAGAGGGAGAAGTCCTTAACCTTGAAGGCAAAGTCGTCGGCAAACACAAAGGGTACATGCACTATACGATCGGAAAACGTAAAGGGTTCAGCGTCCACGGCGCACACGACCCCCATTTTGTCGTCGAGATCAAACCCGAAATAAATCAAATCGTCGTAGGGACACGTGAAGATTTGGAGTGCCATCGTGTCGAATTGGAACGGGTGAATATGTTTGATTCCCGCACCGAGTTCGAATGTGACGTAAAACTCCGCTATCGTACTACGGCCGTGCGCTGTAGTGTTAAAATCGACGGTGACCATGCAACGGTTGAGTTGCATGAACCGGTATTGGGCGTTGCCTCCGGACAGGCGGGTGTCTTTTACGATGGAGAAAAGTTACTCGGCGGCGGGTGGATCGTTTAG
- a CDS encoding MFS transporter, producing the protein MTSKKKIVAAGIIGNVIEYYDFALIGFLAVMMGNLFFPSHDPFLSLLGSFGAFAAGMIMRPVGALIFGHIGDRVSRRTALMSSLLMMALPTFLIGFLPTYAQIGILAPILLVLLRMIQGLSVGGEYASSIVYLVEQSAPDHQNLYGSFVSVGAKIGMALGSGFCGALLWYIGGDAMGEWGWRIPFWASIIIAAAGLYLRRNLTDDYRPSEDKTVPIVAILRHHRREFWQFLTIASAIWVFYYTVFIYLPIWLEGSAGLSKAEAGQINTLSIVVGVVFIPLMAMVADVIGSLRLMRLTSITLAISVYPLFYWMSIGGFWGALAGTIGLVILLCAFQAPIFASTVNALHYHGYRASFTAVILGSAAGIVGGITPALMTSITEYSGNPFAPSYLIAAASLMGGWGILRNVRA; encoded by the coding sequence ATGACATCCAAAAAGAAAATTGTTGCAGCCGGGATCATCGGCAACGTCATAGAATACTACGATTTCGCCCTTATCGGTTTTTTGGCCGTGATGATGGGGAACCTCTTTTTCCCCTCGCATGACCCTTTCCTCTCCTTATTAGGTTCTTTCGGTGCCTTTGCCGCAGGGATGATTATGCGTCCGGTCGGCGCATTGATTTTCGGACACATCGGTGATCGTGTCAGTCGGCGTACGGCATTGATGAGCTCGCTTTTGATGATGGCGCTCCCTACCTTTCTTATCGGTTTTTTGCCGACGTATGCGCAAATCGGGATTTTGGCTCCGATCCTTTTGGTATTGCTTCGTATGATCCAGGGACTCTCCGTCGGAGGAGAATACGCCAGCTCCATCGTCTATTTGGTTGAGCAGTCCGCACCGGATCATCAGAATCTCTACGGCTCGTTTGTCTCCGTCGGAGCTAAAATCGGAATGGCGTTGGGATCGGGATTTTGCGGGGCCTTGTTGTGGTATATCGGTGGCGATGCGATGGGTGAATGGGGTTGGAGAATACCGTTTTGGGCGAGTATTATTATTGCGGCAGCGGGGCTTTACCTGCGACGTAATCTAACCGATGATTATAGACCGAGTGAAGACAAAACCGTTCCGATCGTTGCCATTTTACGCCATCATCGCCGTGAGTTTTGGCAGTTTTTGACCATTGCATCGGCAATATGGGTATTTTACTATACCGTCTTTATTTATCTTCCCATCTGGCTAGAGGGGAGCGCGGGACTCAGCAAAGCCGAAGCGGGGCAGATTAATACTCTCTCTATTGTTGTCGGTGTAGTATTTATCCCGTTGATGGCTATGGTTGCGGATGTCATAGGTTCGCTTCGTCTGATGCGCTTAACCTCTATAACCCTCGCGATAAGCGTTTATCCTCTCTTTTATTGGATGAGCATCGGAGGTTTTTGGGGTGCATTGGCGGGGACGATCGGACTGGTAATTTTGCTTTGTGCGTTTCAGGCTCCCATCTTTGCTTCGACGGTGAATGCCCTGCATTATCACGGCTATCGCGCATCGTTTACAGCGGTAATATTAGGGAGTGCCGCAGGGATAGTAGGCGGAATTACACCTGCTCTTATGACATCCATCACAGAGTATAGCGGCAACCCTTTCGCCCCCTCTTATCTTATTGCGGCCGCTTCGCTGATGGGGGGGTGGGGTATTCTTAGAAATGTACGGGCTTGA